In Aspergillus flavus chromosome 3, complete sequence, one genomic interval encodes:
- a CDS encoding putative serine/threonine protein kinase, whose translation MVFNWQRTIQGHCQDLWSVWFPGSLRGQHGIHTLARQLQERVWLATNTVHQSVIVKGIVELSRPLLIVLKHVDNNLINASATQKIIRREVIHGYIMCIQVGCHHTSVGLTIAYLKPQNVLVNYGQGDMRFTDVQLSNWGNSAPAYEPYTRYRDLIGTPTRRSPEAHLRIGWGTPTDVYSFFKPGISVHYQGYEVEMLRRQCQLLGPFLLTYFVDCPRNLLVFCHLGTEAIHPARMNGFACISKKNLMKLDPMNQ comes from the exons GATCCCTGAGAGGCCAGCACGGAATACACACCCTCGCGAGGCAGCTCCAGGAAAGGGTGTGGCTTGCTAC TAACACTGTACATCAGTCAGTAATCGTGAAAGGT ATTGTGGAGTTGTCCCGTCCACTATTGATAGTGCTGAAACATGTGGACAATAATCTTATAAATGCCTCGGCCACTCAGAAAATCATACGGCGAGAG GTCATACATGGTTATATTATGTGCATACAGGTGGGATGTCATCATACATCTGTTGGCTTGACAATTGCATATCTGAAACCCCAAAACGTCCTTGTAAATTACGGTCAGGGGGACATGCGCTTCACAGACGTCCAGCTCTCAAATTGGGGTAACAGTGCTCCTGCATATGAACCATATACAAGATACCGTGACTTAATTGGGACACCCACTAGGAGGAGCCCTGAGGCGCACCTTCGGATAGGCTGGGGAACACCGACAGATGTATA CTCCTTCTTCAAGCCAGGTATTTCCGTGCACTATCAGGGATATGAAGTCGAGATGCTACGAAGACAGTGCCAACTCTTGGGGCCGTTTCTTTTGACTTATTTCGTAGATTGTCCGCGGAACCTGTTAGTGTTCTGTCATCTTGGCACGGAGGCTATCCATCCGGCACGGATGAACGGTTTTGCATGcatctccaagaagaacT TAATGAAACTCGATCCCATGAATCAGTAA
- a CDS encoding putative feruloyl esterase C (esterase, putative): protein MIKSIILQAIMVLSTLTSVHGANSSGCGKQPTLVNGVHKINDREYILKVPDNYNANKPHHLIFGLHWRGGNMNSVVNGESVEPWYGLETRAQGSAILVAPNGRNAGWANTNGEDVALIDAIIKQVEDDLCIDQSSRFATGFSWGGGMSYALACARAKEFRAVSVLSGGVISGCEGGHDPIAYLGIHGISDPVLPFDGGVTLANKFAANNGCQQAYVGKPGLGSHSSVQTDFKGCSRPVSFIAYDGGHDAAPLGVGNPLAPDATWKFFMAA, encoded by the coding sequence ATGATTAAGTCCATCATTCTGCAGGCCATCATGGTCCTGAGCACTCTTACCTCCGTCCACGGTGCCAATTCCTCCGGCTGTGGCAAACAGCCTACCCTTGTCAACGGCGTCCACAAAATCAACGACCGCGAGTACATTCTCAAGGTTCCTGACAACTACAATGCCAACAAACCGCACCATCTCATCTTCGGTCTCCACTGGCGCGGTGGAAATATGAACTCGGTTGTGAACGGCGAAAGCGTCGAGCCCTGGTACGGCCTCGAAACCCGAGCACAGGGTAGCGCAATCCTGGTAGCTCCGAACGGCAGGAACGCCGGCTGGGCCAACACCAACGGCGAAGATGTAGCCCTCATCGACGCCATTATAAAGCAAGTGGAGGATGATCTCTGCATAGACCAGAGCTCTCGCTTCGCGACAGGATTCAGTTGGGGCGGTGGCATGAGCTATGCGCTCGCTTGTGCACGGGCAAAAGAGTTCAGAGCTGTGAGCGTTCTGAGTGGTGGAGTGATTAGTGGGTGTGAAGGAGGACATGACCCTATCGCTTATCTGGGCATTCATGGAATTAGTGACCCGGTTCTGCCATTTGACGGGGGGGTGACTCTGGCGAATAAGTTTGCTGCGAATAACGGGTGCCAGCAAGCGTACGTTGGTAAGCCCGGACTTGGGAGTCACAGTTCCGTTCAAACGGACTTTAAGGGGTGCTCTAGGCCTGTTTCGTTTATTGCTTATGATGGTGGACATGATGCTGCACCTCTTGGTGTTGGTAATCCCCTGGCTCCGGATGCTACGTGGAAGTTTTTCATGGCTGCTTGA